Proteins encoded together in one Acidobacteriota bacterium window:
- a CDS encoding VWA domain-containing protein codes for MSPLAQEQDGFRFRSGVELINVTATVTDRSGRFAGRLTKDDFIVYEDNQPVEVTHFNADRTPVSLGIVVDTSGSMVGEKWSAAVSSIDRFFRMMNDELDEFFLYRFSANADLVLDWTNDRDRLADRVRRIHPNGGTAMYDGVAEAVPMAQSGQNRKKAVVIISDGNDTSSRTDIADVRRIIRETEVLVYAVGIDGQGQATFQRPAPPIQQPQPRLPIPFPFPGGRGTGGRPMPSPPPIGGGGGRGGTYSIGGADDRLNVLALREMTDDSGGRTEIVRDARDLDPAVASIADELSQQYYLGYPSPGLKDGRWHTIRVEVRDPSLRVRARKGYVATP; via the coding sequence GTGAGTCCACTCGCGCAGGAACAGGACGGCTTCCGGTTCAGGAGCGGCGTCGAGCTGATCAACGTGACGGCCACCGTCACCGACCGGTCGGGGCGCTTTGCCGGCCGGCTGACCAAAGACGACTTCATCGTCTACGAAGACAACCAGCCGGTCGAGGTCACGCACTTCAATGCCGACCGCACGCCGGTGAGCCTGGGCATTGTCGTGGACACCAGCGGCAGCATGGTCGGCGAGAAGTGGTCGGCGGCGGTCAGTTCGATCGATCGCTTCTTCCGCATGATGAACGACGAGCTGGACGAGTTCTTCCTCTACCGCTTCAGCGCCAACGCCGACCTCGTGCTCGACTGGACCAACGATCGCGACCGATTGGCCGACCGGGTCCGGCGCATCCATCCCAACGGTGGCACCGCGATGTACGACGGGGTTGCCGAAGCGGTGCCAATGGCCCAGAGCGGCCAGAACCGCAAGAAGGCGGTGGTGATCATCTCCGACGGCAACGACACCAGCAGCCGCACCGACATCGCCGATGTCCGCCGCATCATCCGCGAAACCGAGGTGCTGGTCTACGCGGTGGGCATCGACGGCCAGGGTCAGGCCACGTTCCAGCGCCCGGCGCCGCCCATTCAGCAACCGCAACCGCGCCTGCCCATTCCGTTCCCGTTTCCCGGCGGTCGCGGCACCGGCGGACGGCCGATGCCGTCACCGCCGCCCATTGGCGGCGGCGGCGGACGCGGCGGCACCTACTCGATCGGTGGCGCCGACGATCGCCTGAACGTGCTCGCGTTGCGCGAGATGACCGACGACAGCGGCGGCCGCACCGAGATCGTGCGCGATGCGCGCGACCTGGATCCGGCCGTGGCGAGCATCGCCGACGAACTGAGCCAGCAGTACTACCTGGGTTACCCGAGCCCCGGGCTCAAGGACGGCCGGTGGCACACCATCCGGGTCGAAGTGCGCGACCCGTCGCTCCGAGTGCGCGCGCGCAAAGGCTACGTGGCGACTCCGTAA
- a CDS encoding BON domain-containing protein, protein MKSVLASALVALFVVTTPAWAQERQDLQVFNDIAGQVNRYTQLTIFDSISAEVIDGKVRLTGWVTMPYKRDDLERRVRKVEGVASLDNQIGVLPVSQFDDDLRFRIARAIYGHSSFWNYAMMANPPIRVVVNRGRVTLEGVVNSNVERMLARSLASGFGALEVTNALKTDAEVRASMEPRRTN, encoded by the coding sequence ATGAAGTCAGTTCTCGCATCAGCACTCGTCGCCCTGTTCGTTGTTACCACGCCCGCCTGGGCACAAGAGCGCCAAGACCTGCAGGTGTTCAACGACATCGCCGGCCAGGTCAATCGCTACACGCAGCTCACGATCTTCGACAGCATCTCGGCCGAAGTGATCGACGGCAAAGTGCGGCTCACCGGCTGGGTGACCATGCCGTACAAGCGCGACGACCTCGAGAGGCGCGTCCGCAAGGTCGAAGGAGTGGCGTCACTCGACAACCAGATCGGCGTGCTGCCAGTCTCGCAGTTTGACGATGACCTGCGGTTCAGGATCGCTCGCGCCATCTACGGCCACTCGTCGTTCTGGAACTACGCGATGATGGCCAACCCCCCAATTCGCGTCGTCGTCAACCGCGGGCGCGTGACGCTCGAGGGCGTCGTCAACAGCAACGTCGAACGAATGCTGGCACGCTCGCTGGCATCGGGGTTCGGGGCGCTTGAAGTGACGAACGCCCTGAAGACCGACGCCGAGGTCCGGGCGTCGATGGAGCCGCGTAGAACGAATTAA
- the polA gene encoding DNA polymerase I, whose protein sequence is MPQPTLFLIDGSNQMYRAYHAIRGLTGPDGKSTNAVYGFITMLRKLITDHHPDYIAASFDVRGQTFRSKMSADYKANRAAMPGDLVEQVPWVFEACEALGVPIFTSEGFEADDVIGTLASKAAGHGFQAAIVTGDKDFFQLVNDGVKVYNPKDEGAWFDAAGVALKFGVPPSQVVDVLALMGDSSDNVKGVPGIGDKGARELIGQYGTLDALLEHAGEIKQKKYRDGLLAHADEARQSRELVTIRTDVDVPFDAETFRYRGPSRERCYELFSRLGFRTLVPEFAPTASSVVKDYALVGSSDELTALVGQLRAAKRFSLKVITDGTAPVRATLVGIAVSTGPAMARYIPLGHEGFGGGFSLAKSEALALLAPLLTDPEVEKIGHDIKADLIVLGRHGVDLKNPRAFDTMLAAYLLDANRSSQALEPIALEQLGYKALTEDEVLGKGAKAIPFSQVPVDSVLDYAGERADLAWQLAEHFRPLLERDGLMPVYLELELPLVPILADIERTGVRVDVRSLAAQSTLLEREMSDLSRQIFALAGGEFNINSPKQLAEILFEKLQLPVLKRTGATRTASTAVDVLEELAAQHDICRLILDWRGLAKLKGTYLDALPTLVNPESGRVHTQISQAVAATGRLSSSDPNLQNIPIRTEIGRQIRGAFIAEPGHVLISADYSQIELRVLAHLSGDETLMAAFERGDDIHDQTAAKVFGADSTLDPHELRRRAKIVNYALLYGKTAFTLAKDIGVTQQAAQTFIDAYFAGFPRVRAFIDKTLEDARVSGFVQTIFGRRRPVPELTSRNGMIRAASERAAVNMPIQGTAADILKKAMIDVHAALAQSHPRAKMILTVHDELLFEAPKDEADAVAAIVKEKMANAVPLRVPLDVDVGIGENWKLAKS, encoded by the coding sequence GTGCCTCAACCCACGCTGTTCTTGATCGATGGCAGCAACCAGATGTATCGCGCCTACCACGCGATTCGCGGGTTGACCGGGCCCGACGGCAAGTCGACCAACGCGGTGTATGGCTTCATCACCATGCTCCGCAAGCTCATTACCGACCACCACCCCGACTACATCGCGGCGTCGTTCGACGTGCGCGGCCAGACGTTTCGCTCGAAGATGTCGGCCGACTACAAGGCCAACCGCGCCGCCATGCCGGGCGACCTGGTCGAACAGGTACCATGGGTGTTCGAGGCGTGCGAGGCGCTGGGCGTGCCGATCTTCACCTCCGAGGGCTTCGAGGCCGACGATGTGATTGGGACGCTGGCGAGCAAGGCGGCAGGACACGGGTTTCAGGCGGCGATCGTCACCGGCGACAAGGACTTCTTCCAGCTGGTGAACGACGGCGTCAAGGTCTACAACCCCAAGGACGAAGGCGCCTGGTTCGACGCCGCGGGCGTGGCGCTGAAGTTCGGCGTGCCGCCGTCGCAGGTGGTGGACGTGCTGGCGCTGATGGGCGACTCCAGCGACAACGTGAAGGGGGTGCCCGGCATTGGCGACAAGGGCGCGCGCGAGCTGATCGGCCAGTACGGAACGCTCGACGCGTTGTTGGAGCACGCCGGCGAGATCAAGCAGAAGAAGTATCGCGACGGCCTGCTGGCGCACGCAGACGAGGCGCGCCAGAGCCGGGAACTGGTGACCATTCGCACCGACGTGGACGTGCCGTTCGACGCCGAGACGTTCCGCTACCGCGGCCCCTCGCGTGAACGCTGCTACGAGCTGTTCTCGCGCCTTGGCTTCCGCACCCTTGTTCCCGAGTTCGCGCCCACCGCTTCATCGGTCGTCAAAGACTACGCGCTGGTCGGCTCGAGCGACGAGCTGACGGCGCTCGTCGGGCAGCTTCGCGCGGCGAAGCGCTTCAGCCTGAAGGTGATCACCGACGGCACCGCGCCCGTGCGCGCCACGCTGGTGGGGATTGCGGTGTCAACGGGCCCGGCCATGGCCCGCTACATCCCGCTCGGTCACGAAGGCTTCGGCGGCGGCTTCTCGCTGGCCAAGTCCGAGGCCCTGGCGCTGCTGGCACCGCTGCTCACGGATCCGGAGGTCGAAAAGATCGGCCACGACATCAAGGCCGACCTGATCGTGCTCGGCCGGCACGGCGTGGACCTCAAGAACCCCAGGGCGTTCGACACCATGCTGGCCGCCTACCTGCTGGACGCGAACCGCTCGAGCCAGGCGCTGGAACCGATCGCGCTCGAGCAGCTGGGCTACAAGGCGCTGACCGAGGACGAAGTGCTCGGCAAGGGCGCCAAGGCCATTCCGTTTTCGCAGGTGCCAGTAGACAGCGTGCTCGACTACGCCGGCGAACGGGCCGACCTGGCGTGGCAGCTGGCGGAGCATTTCCGGCCGTTGCTCGAACGCGATGGCCTGATGCCGGTGTACCTCGAACTCGAGTTGCCGCTGGTGCCGATCCTGGCGGACATCGAACGCACCGGCGTTCGCGTTGATGTGCGCTCGCTGGCCGCACAGTCGACGCTGCTCGAGCGCGAGATGAGCGACTTGAGCCGGCAGATCTTTGCGCTGGCCGGAGGTGAGTTCAACATCAACTCGCCGAAGCAGCTGGCCGAGATCCTGTTCGAGAAGCTGCAGCTGCCGGTGTTGAAGCGAACGGGCGCGACCCGCACCGCCTCCACGGCGGTCGACGTGCTGGAAGAACTGGCCGCGCAGCATGACATCTGCCGCTTGATTCTCGACTGGCGCGGCCTGGCCAAGCTGAAGGGCACCTACCTCGACGCGCTGCCGACGCTGGTGAATCCCGAGAGCGGCCGCGTCCATACGCAGATTAGCCAGGCGGTCGCGGCTACGGGCCGCTTGAGCAGCAGCGATCCCAACCTGCAGAACATCCCGATTCGCACCGAGATCGGCCGGCAGATTCGCGGCGCCTTCATCGCCGAACCGGGTCACGTGCTGATCTCCGCTGACTACTCACAGATCGAGCTGCGGGTGCTGGCACACCTGTCGGGCGACGAGACGCTGATGGCCGCGTTCGAACGCGGCGACGACATTCACGATCAGACCGCCGCCAAGGTGTTCGGCGCCGACAGCACGCTTGATCCACACGAGCTGCGCCGCCGCGCCAAGATCGTCAACTACGCCCTGCTCTACGGCAAGACCGCGTTCACGCTGGCCAAGGACATCGGCGTGACCCAGCAGGCCGCACAGACCTTTATCGACGCCTACTTTGCCGGCTTCCCGCGCGTGCGCGCGTTCATCGACAAGACGCTCGAGGACGCGCGCGTCAGCGGCTTCGTGCAGACCATCTTCGGCCGCCGCCGGCCGGTGCCCGAGCTGACGAGCCGCAACGGCATGATCCGCGCTGCATCCGAGCGTGCCGCCGTGAACATGCCGATCCAGGGCACCGCCGCCGACATCCTGAAGAAGGCAATGATCGACGTCCACGCGGCGCTGGCCCAGAGCCACCCGCGCGCGAAGATGATCCTTACCGTGCACGACGAGTTGTTGTTTGAAGCGCCTAAGGACGAGGCCGACGCCGTCGCGGCGATCGTGAAGGAGAAGATGGCCAACGCGGTGCCGCTGCGCGTGCCGCTTGATGTCGATGTCGGGATCGGGGAGAACTGGAAACTCGCGAAATCTTGA
- a CDS encoding VOC family protein, with amino-acid sequence MTTPEISAIAPLFIVKDVPAALAFYRDRLGFEITFQGPEPGDIFFGIVQRGGAMIMVKDVGVEPVPNYTRDVKKGNARWDAYVNAPDPDALAAEFASRNVEFSEPLKDTDDGLRGFELKDADGYVLFFGRPRS; translated from the coding sequence ATGACGACACCAGAGATCTCCGCGATTGCGCCGTTGTTCATCGTGAAGGATGTCCCAGCCGCCCTGGCGTTCTATCGGGACCGTCTCGGGTTCGAGATCACGTTCCAGGGACCCGAACCTGGCGACATTTTCTTTGGCATCGTCCAGCGCGGCGGCGCGATGATCATGGTCAAGGACGTCGGCGTCGAACCGGTGCCGAACTACACGCGCGACGTCAAGAAAGGCAACGCCCGCTGGGACGCCTACGTCAATGCCCCCGATCCGGACGCGTTGGCGGCGGAGTTCGCGTCGCGCAACGTCGAGTTTTCAGAACCGCTGAAAGACACAGACGACGGCCTGCGAGGATTCGAGCTCAAGGACGCGGACGGCTACGTCTTGTTCTTCGGTCGCCCTCGTTCATAG